From the Sporocytophaga myxococcoides DSM 11118 genome, one window contains:
- a CDS encoding SGNH/GDSL hydrolase family protein, whose translation MKLKIAHLYLALAALSFGCKPDIKEDIAVTSGSANFSKYVAVGNSLTAGYSSGALYIQGQTYAYTNILAQQFALAGGGPFKVPYMVDENGIGVQNGQLVTKRVLAPVTDCKGVTSLSPVLAGQPNLANLNPIGGQGPFNNMGVPGAKSFHLLSPLFGRSPLGANPGNPFYFRIASNPGVSTVVGDVVAQNPTFVSIWIGNNDVLLYASTGGEGGGDSITNPVAYSQYLNTIANSVLAGGAKGVIANIPDITDIPYFTTIPYNGLALTSQTQVVALNQAYGPLGITFNLGQNPFIISDKNAPGGLRQIKSDELILLTIPQDSIKCYGWGSQTPIPGKYVLDQTEIANIKSATAAYNQTILNVAQQKDLAFADMASVMSSLKTGITFEGLTFTATFVTGGAFSLDGIHLTPQGNAIVANGFINAINNKYGSTLPQVNVASYPGIVFP comes from the coding sequence ATGAAACTTAAGATAGCGCATCTTTATTTAGCTCTCGCAGCTTTATCATTTGGATGCAAACCGGATATAAAAGAAGATATTGCAGTCACTTCGGGGTCTGCAAATTTTTCAAAATATGTGGCCGTGGGAAATTCTCTGACGGCGGGTTATTCTAGTGGTGCCTTGTATATACAAGGACAAACATATGCTTATACCAACATCCTTGCACAGCAATTCGCATTGGCAGGCGGAGGACCATTTAAGGTTCCGTACATGGTAGACGAGAATGGGATAGGGGTGCAAAACGGTCAATTAGTTACTAAAAGAGTATTAGCTCCTGTAACTGACTGTAAAGGGGTAACTTCTCTCTCACCTGTGTTGGCAGGCCAGCCTAATCTTGCAAACCTTAATCCAATAGGAGGTCAGGGGCCATTTAATAATATGGGTGTTCCAGGAGCAAAATCTTTTCATTTGCTTTCCCCCCTTTTTGGCAGAAGCCCGCTGGGAGCAAATCCTGGAAATCCATTTTATTTTAGGATAGCAAGCAATCCGGGAGTTTCAACAGTAGTAGGAGATGTAGTAGCTCAAAACCCTACATTTGTTTCTATATGGATTGGAAATAATGATGTGCTGCTATATGCATCGACAGGAGGTGAAGGGGGGGGAGATAGTATTACAAATCCAGTTGCATATTCTCAATATCTGAATACTATAGCAAATTCAGTATTGGCAGGAGGAGCCAAAGGAGTGATAGCGAACATTCCTGATATTACAGATATTCCATATTTTACCACTATACCTTATAATGGTTTAGCGTTGACATCACAAACCCAGGTAGTTGCTCTGAATCAAGCTTATGGTCCTTTAGGAATTACTTTCAATCTGGGACAAAATCCTTTTATCATCAGCGATAAGAATGCTCCAGGAGGCCTGAGACAAATAAAAAGCGACGAATTAATATTGTTAACGATTCCTCAGGATTCCATAAAATGTTATGGTTGGGGAAGTCAGACTCCCATTCCAGGTAAATATGTGCTTGATCAAACGGAGATTGCCAATATTAAATCAGCAACTGCAGCATATAACCAAACCATCCTGAATGTAGCCCAGCAAAAAGATCTTGCCTTTGCAGATATGGCTTCAGTAATGAGTTCCCTTAAAACAGGGATAACATTTGAAGGTCTTACATTTACAGCAACATTTGTAACAGGAGGAGCATTTTCCCTTGATGGAATTCACCTTACCCCTCAGGGTAATGCAATAGTTGCCAATGGCTTTATCAATGCTATAAATAATAAATATGGCTCAACTTTGCCTCAGGTAAATGTAGCTTCATATCCGGGAATTGTTTTTCCATAA